GCCGCGTTGTTCACCGCGATCCGCACGCTCCCGCCGCCCGACCCCGCCGCCCACGCCAAGGACACCGCCTGGCTCAACGCGGTGCTGGACCACGCCCGTCCTCACGCTCGCGGCCTGAGCGCCTCCTACCTCCACGCCCTCATCCAGTTCTGCCCGCAGCCCAAGCACGCTGCGGCATACGCCAGGATGATCCACGCCGACAACGCTCGCCGGATTCTGCGCGGGCACGCCGAGCGCCTCGCGTCCACCGCAACCGACCCGGGCCTGCCCAACCCGGTAGCCGCAACGCTCGGCCTGGCCAACGACATCGGCCGCGTCCTGGATTCCCTCGCCGAACAGTTCGCCCCGCACCCCGGCTCCTTCCCCCGCACAGCACTCCCCCCGGATGTCCCACGGCAAGCCAGCGAGGAGGACCTCGAGGAAGAGCGCCTCCTCCTGGCGACCGCCACCGCCTATCCGGCAGAGGTCCAGCAGATGCGGTGGCTGACCGAGGCGGACTTCCTGCTGCCGCTGCACGCCGCGCTCTGGCAGTCCATCACGGCGCTGGTCCACCGCGGCGACATGGTCGACCCAGTCACCGTCCTCGGCGAGGCCCAGCACCACGGACTGCTCACCAACTCCCTCACCCCCAAAGACCTGATGGCCCTGGTCTCCATACCCGCCGGCTCCCCCGAGTACTGGGGCGAGAGAATCCTCAAGCGCGCCCTCCTCGCCCGCGCCCACGCGGTTGCCGACCGGATCACCGCCTACACCGACGACCCCGCGAACACCCCCCACCAGCTCATCACCGGCAGCCGCCGCGCCCTGGCCGACCTCAATTCCCTGCGCACCCGCTGGAACCGCGCCACCGCTCCAGCCCCGTCGCCCGCCACCCGGCCCTCGGCACGCCCAGCCCCGGCCCCCCGGGCCGGTCCGCCTCACCGGCCGGCCTTCACCTCCGCACGCACCCACCGATGACCACCGGGCCCGGCCAACCCACATCCGGGACCGAACCCGAATCGAGCCCCACCTCCATGTCCGACCACCCGATCGACGCCCACGTCCGCTTCGACACCCACCCCGCCCACACCAGCGCCGTGACCGCCACCCTCACCGGCACCCACCACCGCGCCGCTCAGGCCCTCCTGGCCGCCCGCGGCTTCGAGAACCTCGACGACCACACCATGGTCCTGGCCCGGATCGACCACGAAGAGCCCTACTGGGCCCACCAAGCCACCCACGCCCTGCACGCCGAAGGCATCACCACCGAGATCACACCCCGGCTACGTGAAGCCATCGACGAGGAATGGACCTGGGCGAACTACCCCATGCACTGGCTGACCCGCGCCGAGGTACGGGAGGTCTCCAACGCAGCCCAGACCATCTACGACGACATCCGCCACGGCCGACTCATCATCCACGCCCATGCCCACGACGGCTGGACCACCGTCGCCATCGGCACCTACCTCGACGGAGGGACCGTCGCCCTGCACGGCGAGAACCACCTGCGCTCCATCGCCGACAGACTCGAATCCCCCGCCCAGGCCCTCGCCTCCTTCCAACGCCTCCACGGCGACGCCGTACGCCCCGGACCCGCACCCATGACCGACATCGAACAGCAGACCGCCCAGGCACGCACCAGCCTCCGTTCACCCGACACGGCGCAAGCCCCCGCCACCCCGCGTATCGAGAGGGGCCCCTCCTACGCCGTCGGCCCCGGCGATCACGAAGCCCTGCTCAACGACTTCCTCACGCAGAACAACGACTGGGAGAAGTACCGCACCTGGGACGACAACACCACCATCGCCGTCCATGAATCGCTCACCCTGCGCGTCCTCTTCGACCACGACGCCCGGTCCCGTGACCCGAAGTGGACCATCGCCGCGTACGAGACACCGGTCAGCGACCGCATGTGGCACATGACCATTGCCGCCACCACACCCGCCACCGTCCTCAACACCCTGCTGACCGTCCTCGCCGCCGAAGACGCATGGGAAACAGCCGTCGGTAGCCCGGTCACCGAGAAGACCGTCACCGACGCAACCCGCCCCCTCACCGAAGCAGGCTGGACGCACACCGTGGACGGACGCTGGCTGCGCTGGCAGACCCTTCAGGAGGATGCCGGCGTGCAATTCGACGCCTTCGCCGCCCAGGCACCCCACACTCCCCTCGACACATGGACCATCTGGGCCGGCCCCAGCATCGACCACCCCGCCTGGGCCATTCGCGCCTCCGTCTACACCCCGTCCGGCCTACTCGCCGACCTCGCCGAAGAACTCGCCCACGGAACCGGAACCCGTCAGACCGCTCCGCAGCACACCACCTCCGTCACCACCACGGCCGTCGCTGTTCCACCGGCCTCCCCTTCGTCGCCGGTGGCAGGTCCCCGGCACTGACTTGGACCTCTAGCCTCGCGTTTTCATGAGCATGCTCGTCCACGTCTTGATCAAATAAGCGGAGAGTGTGGGGCTGGACACCGCGATATCGGGGCCGCTGGCGCCGTGGCGCAAGCCGCGGGACGGTGCACGATCCGGGCAAGATCCTTCTGGATATGGCCCTGGCCGCCGCACTCAGCGGGGACTGCCTGGCCGATGTCGGCATGCCGAGCACGAAGTGACCCCGCTGTACGACAGGGTGACCGTCGTGTCCCTGGCGGAATCCTTCCGTGCGCGCCTCGGTGGTGGTGAGCCCCATCAGTGCGTGGGCACAGCATGGCGTCCGTTGACGCAAGCCCCCTACGGCCGAGGGCCGAGTCGGACAGCCTCGCCTCGTCGACCCGGGACCGGCTTCTTCAGGGATGTTCTCCTCCGAAGCATCGGTATCCCGGCCGAGTTGCGCGCCTTCCCTTCATCCCGATCCGCTGCGCTCCGCCTCGCCGGCGACGCGGTCGGTGCGACGAGGATCTGATACGCCCCCGGGCGGCCGTGCGGGCGGGGGTCGCTTCCACCGACGCGCTCGTTCCACCGGTCATCTCACTGGCTCCTGTCAGCCGGAGCCATGCATCGTGCGAGCGGCTGATGACCGATGGCTCGTTCGTCATGGACTCGGAGGCCGCCGCGGGGAAAGGCACCGCCCTGCTCCAGGCCGCAGTGTGCCGGAGAAGACGATGCAGAAGCTGGTGCCAGTCGCTCCGAGCGGCCCGCCGGAGATGACCAGCCGCGACAAGTTCGGGGCCGAACTCGACTGCCTCTCCACCGATGTCAGCCGACAACTGGCGGCACGATGGTGTGGATCTGGATGAGGTCGCCCGGGCCCGCCGCGACGGCTCGCAGGCTGCCCTGGGTCTCCGCGGAGCCCAGCAGCACCACGCAGGGCCGCCAACGTCGGATTTCGGCCGATCGTTCGACCACGGCTGCGACATGCCGCGTCCGGAGCCACGCCCCGGTTCGTCTCGGCCCAACCCCGCTGCCATCGGGCGCGCAAGTGGGACGAACATCCCCGTAAGGACACGCAAAAATGCGACGTCATAGAAAAACCCCCACACCTCAGGGGGATGGCCACCCGAGCGGCCACCAGCGGGCCTCCGTCACACCGGCGCCACACACTGCGATCCCGGGCCGAGGAGTGCCGACGAGAATCATCGATTCCGCGCCACGCCTCACAGAATGTTGTGCATAGACTCGACGGTCGCA
The DNA window shown above is from Streptomyces akebiae and carries:
- a CDS encoding DnaB-like helicase N-terminal domain-containing protein, with product MPHTPDPHDDDGLDRVPAPKPVHYAEQALLGALLLEPARLADTEPLIAHHFDSHTHAALFTAIRTLPPPDPAAHAKDTAWLNAVLDHARPHARGLSASYLHALIQFCPQPKHAAAYARMIHADNARRILRGHAERLASTATDPGLPNPVAATLGLANDIGRVLDSLAEQFAPHPGSFPRTALPPDVPRQASEEDLEEERLLLATATAYPAEVQQMRWLTEADFLLPLHAALWQSITALVHRGDMVDPVTVLGEAQHHGLLTNSLTPKDLMALVSIPAGSPEYWGERILKRALLARAHAVADRITAYTDDPANTPHQLITGSRRALADLNSLRTRWNRATAPAPSPATRPSARPAPAPRAGPPHRPAFTSARTHR
- a CDS encoding DUF317 domain-containing protein, translated to MSDHPIDAHVRFDTHPAHTSAVTATLTGTHHRAAQALLAARGFENLDDHTMVLARIDHEEPYWAHQATHALHAEGITTEITPRLREAIDEEWTWANYPMHWLTRAEVREVSNAAQTIYDDIRHGRLIIHAHAHDGWTTVAIGTYLDGGTVALHGENHLRSIADRLESPAQALASFQRLHGDAVRPGPAPMTDIEQQTAQARTSLRSPDTAQAPATPRIERGPSYAVGPGDHEALLNDFLTQNNDWEKYRTWDDNTTIAVHESLTLRVLFDHDARSRDPKWTIAAYETPVSDRMWHMTIAATTPATVLNTLLTVLAAEDAWETAVGSPVTEKTVTDATRPLTEAGWTHTVDGRWLRWQTLQEDAGVQFDAFAAQAPHTPLDTWTIWAGPSIDHPAWAIRASVYTPSGLLADLAEELAHGTGTRQTAPQHTTSVTTTAVAVPPASPSSPVAGPRH